One genomic segment of Gadus chalcogrammus isolate NIFS_2021 chromosome 3, NIFS_Gcha_1.0, whole genome shotgun sequence includes these proteins:
- the LOC130377887 gene encoding malate dehydrogenase, cytoplasmic-like isoform X1, with amino-acid sequence MLTLLTAMYLVVRAANSEAEPIRVVVTGAAGQIAYSLLYSIAKGDVFGKDQPIILVLLDIPPMLPVLDGVVMELQDCALPLLREVIPTDKVEVGFKDLDAAILVGSMPRKEGMERKDLLKANVAIFKAQGAALDKYAKKTVKVLVVGNPANTNCLIASKSAPSIPKENFSCLTRLDHNRASSQVAIRCGVPADNVKNVIIWGNHSSTQYPDVHHAKVTVQGSEVAAYDAVKDDAWLKGEFISTVQLRGAAVIKARKLSSAMSAAKAICDHMRDIWFGTKEGEFISMGVYAGGNSYGIPEDLIYSFPIQLKNKGWKVVDGLPINDFSRAKMEATAAELVDERDTAMAFLSQ; translated from the exons ATGTTGACTCTGCTGACCGCGATGTATTTGGTGGTTCGGGCGGCGAACTCTGAG GCCGAACCCATCCGTGTCGTGGTGACTGGCGCAGCTGGCCAGATCGCCTACTCTTTGCTGTACAGCATCGCCAAGGGAGATGTCTTCGGCAAAGACCAG CCCATCATCTTGGTCCTTCTTGACATCCCCCCCATGCTGCCGGTCCTGGATGGGGTCGTCATGGAGCTGCAAGACTGTGCCCTGCCACTGCTGAGGG AAGTCATCCCCACTGACAAAGTGGAGGTCGGATTCAAGGACTTGGACGCGGCCATCTTGGTTGGCTCCATGCCCAGGAAGGAGGGCATGGAGAGGAAGGACCTGCTGAAGGCCAACGTTGCCATCTTCAAGGCCCAGGGGGCGGCGCTGGATAAGTACGCCAAGAAGACCGTCAAG gtgctggtggtggggaaCCCAGCCAACACCAACTGTCTGATCGCCTCCAAGTCGGCTCCCTCCATCCCCAAGGAGAACTTCTCCTGCCTGACCCGTCTGGACCACAACAGGGCCTCCTCCCAG GTGGCGATCCGCTGCGGCGTGCCAGCGGACAATGTGAAGAACGTCATCATCTGGGGCAACCACTCCTCCACCCAGTACCCCGACGTGCACCACGCCAAGGTGACGGTGCAGGGCTCCGAGGTGGCCGCCTACGACGCCGTGAAAGACGACGCCTGGCTCAAGGGAGAATTCATCTCA ACGGTCCAGCTGCGTGGCGCTGCCGTCATCAAGGCCAGGAAGCTGTCCAGCGCCATGTCTGCCGCCAAGGCCATCTGCGACCACATGAGGGACATCTGGTTTGGGACCAAAGAG GGCGAGTTCATCTCCATGGGTGTGTACGCCGGGGGCAACTCCTACGGCATTCCTGAGGATCTCATCTACTCATTCCCCATCCAGCTCAAG AACAAAGGCTGGAAGGTCGTGGACGGGCTGCCCATCAACGACTTCTCCCGGGCCAAGATGGAGGCCACGGCCGCCGAGCTTGTGGATGAACGTGACACCGCCATGGCCTTCCTGTCCCAATGA
- the LOC130377887 gene encoding malate dehydrogenase, cytoplasmic-like isoform X2: MAEPIRVVVTGAAGQIAYSLLYSIAKGDVFGKDQPIILVLLDIPPMLPVLDGVVMELQDCALPLLREVIPTDKVEVGFKDLDAAILVGSMPRKEGMERKDLLKANVAIFKAQGAALDKYAKKTVKVLVVGNPANTNCLIASKSAPSIPKENFSCLTRLDHNRASSQVAIRCGVPADNVKNVIIWGNHSSTQYPDVHHAKVTVQGSEVAAYDAVKDDAWLKGEFISTVQLRGAAVIKARKLSSAMSAAKAICDHMRDIWFGTKEGEFISMGVYAGGNSYGIPEDLIYSFPIQLKNKGWKVVDGLPINDFSRAKMEATAAELVDERDTAMAFLSQ; the protein is encoded by the exons ATG GCCGAACCCATCCGTGTCGTGGTGACTGGCGCAGCTGGCCAGATCGCCTACTCTTTGCTGTACAGCATCGCCAAGGGAGATGTCTTCGGCAAAGACCAG CCCATCATCTTGGTCCTTCTTGACATCCCCCCCATGCTGCCGGTCCTGGATGGGGTCGTCATGGAGCTGCAAGACTGTGCCCTGCCACTGCTGAGGG AAGTCATCCCCACTGACAAAGTGGAGGTCGGATTCAAGGACTTGGACGCGGCCATCTTGGTTGGCTCCATGCCCAGGAAGGAGGGCATGGAGAGGAAGGACCTGCTGAAGGCCAACGTTGCCATCTTCAAGGCCCAGGGGGCGGCGCTGGATAAGTACGCCAAGAAGACCGTCAAG gtgctggtggtggggaaCCCAGCCAACACCAACTGTCTGATCGCCTCCAAGTCGGCTCCCTCCATCCCCAAGGAGAACTTCTCCTGCCTGACCCGTCTGGACCACAACAGGGCCTCCTCCCAG GTGGCGATCCGCTGCGGCGTGCCAGCGGACAATGTGAAGAACGTCATCATCTGGGGCAACCACTCCTCCACCCAGTACCCCGACGTGCACCACGCCAAGGTGACGGTGCAGGGCTCCGAGGTGGCCGCCTACGACGCCGTGAAAGACGACGCCTGGCTCAAGGGAGAATTCATCTCA ACGGTCCAGCTGCGTGGCGCTGCCGTCATCAAGGCCAGGAAGCTGTCCAGCGCCATGTCTGCCGCCAAGGCCATCTGCGACCACATGAGGGACATCTGGTTTGGGACCAAAGAG GGCGAGTTCATCTCCATGGGTGTGTACGCCGGGGGCAACTCCTACGGCATTCCTGAGGATCTCATCTACTCATTCCCCATCCAGCTCAAG AACAAAGGCTGGAAGGTCGTGGACGGGCTGCCCATCAACGACTTCTCCCGGGCCAAGATGGAGGCCACGGCCGCCGAGCTTGTGGATGAACGTGACACCGCCATGGCCTTCCTGTCCCAATGA